The DNA segment GAAGCGTCATGAAGCTAGAGTTCGTAGGTTTCGTGTTCGCCCTTGAGCGCCTGTTCGATCAGCTTGCGGTTCATGCTCGGCGATAGCAGTTCGACGAGCGTATACACATAGCTGCGCAGATAGGCGCCCTGTTTCAGCGCGACCCGCGTCACGTTGCTGCCGAACAGATGTCCGACCGGCATGGCGCGCAGGTGGCGATCGCGCTCGGCGTTGAACGCGATATCCGCCATGATGCCGACGCCCAGACCCAGTTCCACGTAGGTCTTGATCACGTCGGCGTCGATGGCCTCCAGCACGATATCCGGATGCAGCCCGCGCAAACGGAACGCCTCGTTGATCTTGGTGCGGCCGGCGAACGCATTGTCGTAGGTGATGAGCGGATACTGGGTCAGATCATCCAGCGACAAAAGTTTGCGGTCGAGTAGCGGATGATCGGGCTGCACGATTGCGACGTGGTGCCACTGGAAGCAGGGCAGCGACACCAGCTCCTTATAGTTGGCGATGGCTTCGGTCGCGATGGCGAGGTCCGCCTGGTCGTGCAGCACCATGTCGGCCACCTGGGTCGGGCTGCCTTGCAAGATAGAAAGGTGAACTTTGGGAAACCGCTTCTTGAATTCGGCGATGGCGGCCGGAAGTGAGTAGCGGGCCTGTGTGTGGGTGGCCGCGATCACGAGATTGCCCTGATCCTGTGCTGCGTAATCTTTACCGACGCGCTTGAGGCTTTCCACTTCCTGCAAGATTTTCTCGACTGACTGCAGGATGATGCGGCCCGGCTCGGTGAGGGAGCGCACGCGCTTGCCGTGGCGGGTGAAGATTTCCACGCCCAGCTCGTCTTCGAGTTCGATGATCGCCTTGGAGACGCCCGGCTGGCTTGTATAGAGCGCTTTGGCCGCTTCAGTCAGGTTGAAATTCTGCCGCACAGCCTCGCGGACGAAGCGGAACTGGTGCAGGTTCATATATAACCTCTCCGCATATCAAAAGATTTTTTTAGTCGTTTGAAATATAAAGCGAGTTTATTACGATCAGTCCATCTTTTTCAATATGGAT comes from the Paraburkholderia sp. PREW-6R genome and includes:
- a CDS encoding CysB family HTH-type transcriptional regulator translates to MNLHQFRFVREAVRQNFNLTEAAKALYTSQPGVSKAIIELEDELGVEIFTRHGKRVRSLTEPGRIILQSVEKILQEVESLKRVGKDYAAQDQGNLVIAATHTQARYSLPAAIAEFKKRFPKVHLSILQGSPTQVADMVLHDQADLAIATEAIANYKELVSLPCFQWHHVAIVQPDHPLLDRKLLSLDDLTQYPLITYDNAFAGRTKINEAFRLRGLHPDIVLEAIDADVIKTYVELGLGVGIMADIAFNAERDRHLRAMPVGHLFGSNVTRVALKQGAYLRSYVYTLVELLSPSMNRKLIEQALKGEHETYEL